The Candidatus Zixiibacteriota bacterium genome includes the window CCCCAAAGGGGTGGCCGCTTTGTTTTACCGCACACTCAGCGGCGCAGAAACTGCTCCGGCTGGTTAGTCCCCTTAGCGCACTGAGCTGTTACAGGAACATCCCCGTTCGCTTTGCGCCAAAGTGGATACGTATGCTCCCTCGCAGGCAGGTCGCCCGCCGGGGGGTGTCATGGTGAGCGGCCAAGCCCTTGACGCCCATGGCGAAACCGGGGAGGGTTAAAGAACAGTCTTCCTTTTTTGCTTGACTTGAAGCTCAATTTTCGATTGACTGGCCGATGCCTGCCGCGTATTTTCGGAGCGGTGGCGAGTATCCACAGGTCAGGCATTAATGCGCGAGTGCGTTGAGTTGTCGGTAAAGTGGACTACGCTAATTGCAACGACACGGAACAGATACTGACAAAGGCGATTTGATAAACTGAATGGAGGCACATTCGAAATGAAGGGTAAGATTCTGGTACTAATAGCCGCAATGATGGCAATGGCCATCACCGCGTCGGCGCAACAGGATCCCAAGGACAACGGAGCGGCAGATTCGGTAATACTCAGTTTTGGCCATCTGCCTGACCTCATGAGTGGTGATTCACTAGTCGTGGTTGAAATCTATGGGTTGTGTGATTCTGCTCTCGCGTCCATAAGCCCGGGATTTCAGTGGAACGTCCCGGAGATGGATCTCGACACCGGGTTTTTCTCCCCCACTGCTGCCGGCGCGTTCAACCTGACACAACTGGTGTACTATAGAAACAACAAAGACTCGTCCAACAATGCGCTGAAGTTTCAAACCGTGGGTCTGAGGATCTTTGGCCCCGGATTATTGCCGGGGAGGCATCTGTTAGCCACTTTCAGGTTCCATCTGACGGCCGAGGTTGATTCTATCGTGGTGGATAGCTCTTTGTTTAACAAGTTTGCATTCGTGACAGTCGCCAACAATGAGTTCGTGCCGCGCTTTGCAGGGCCGATTGTCTACAAATTGCCTCAGGATGTAGAGCAGATCGAGACCGGCAGTCTGCCGACCAGTTTTGACCTCGCGCAGAACTACCCGAACCCTTTCAACCCCGAAACGACCTTCGAATTCGCTCTGCCCAAAGCGTCACAGGTCGAGCTGGCTATCTTCAATGTGCTGGGCCAGAGAGTGATCACGCTGATTAATGAGAGGCTCGACGCTGGCACCTATCGGGAAACCTGGCGCGGAACATCGGAAAACGGCGGACAGGTAGCATCCGGCATTTACTTCTATCGCCTGACCGCGGGTGACTTTGTTTCGACTCGCAAAATGATGCTATTGAAGTAGCAGAACATGCCATTAG containing:
- a CDS encoding T9SS type A sorting domain-containing protein, with the translated sequence MKGKILVLIAAMMAMAITASAQQDPKDNGAADSVILSFGHLPDLMSGDSLVVVEIYGLCDSALASISPGFQWNVPEMDLDTGFFSPTAAGAFNLTQLVYYRNNKDSSNNALKFQTVGLRIFGPGLLPGRHLLATFRFHLTAEVDSIVVDSSLFNKFAFVTVANNEFVPRFAGPIVYKLPQDVEQIETGSLPTSFDLAQNYPNPFNPETTFEFALPKASQVELAIFNVLGQRVITLINERLDAGTYRETWRGTSENGGQVASGIYFYRLTAGDFVSTRKMMLLK